TGGAGGGTATGATCTCCGTGAGGCCATGGGGGGCGGCTTCTGCCACGACACTCCTGATCATCTCGAAAGGCATGAGCCTACGAGGTCGGCCGTCGGCTTTTCGCTGCACCTGCAGAGTGCTGTGTGGGGAATGCTCCTCGCACATCACGCAGTTGAGATTGCATGTGTCCGGATTGGTATCGAAAGTGATGCGCCAAGGTCCCTTTCGTCGTTGGACACAAGTAGCTGATTTACGACGAATCACTCCCTCGTAGATGCTCTCAATGTCTCGAACGTGACCTTTCAAATCAGGAATGTCACCGGATTCAGAAAAAAGATAACCTCGCGCACCAAGCCGGGCGGCCAGACAAGGGTCATCCACAAACCGCTGCATCTGACTGGCCAACCCCTTGATGGACCGATGTTCATAGAGAAGGCCGTTGACCTCGTGTTGAACATACTCGCCCATCCCGCCAGCATCGGCAGTAATTACCGGCACTCTGGCCTGCTGGGCTTCATGGATAACAAGCGGAGAATTCTCAACCCAAACAGAAGGGACCACAATGGCGTCGCATCGATTAAAGACATCCCTGACAATCTCTTGATTCTTGTACTCAGGCAGCCACTCAACCCGCTCAGCCACCCCTATGGGCAAAGCCTCGGCGATGCTCCTCAACGCTTCGGTATCCTGACCCCGATGCCGCCCCCAGATTCTGAGTCGGACATCACCATTGAGACTGCCAAATGCACGGATCAGATCGTGAATCCCCTTCGCAGGAATATGTGTACCAATATAGCCAAAAGTGAACGGCTCATCCGATGTCCGGCACCGGCCCTTCATCCGCTCACGGGCGAACCCATAGTCAAGATAAAGGAGTTTGCTTTCGGGCAAGCCAAAATCATCTCGATACCTGTCGAGAAGATAACGGGCAGGTGCGATAAACACATCGACCAACTCCGACATCTCCCGCATGTGGTGCATGCGCCGGGCAACCCAATCCGCCCAATATGTCACGTCCTTTTCGTATTCCGCAGGTGCTCCGCTGAAATAGCGAGAGTAGCAACGCAATGCGCACTTGCGGTCCTCCTGCCCCTCGCATGCGGCCCAGAGGTTTTGCGGATCCTCAGGAAACATCTGCATGAACTGGCCACGTGGGCACATCAACCAGTAATCGTGCAAGGTGAACACGATCGGGATCTCCCGCATCGCCGCCACTTGAACAAGTGAGGTCGAGAGATGATTGAGATGGCCAAAGTGTACGACGTCGGGTTGCACGCGCATGAGAACTTCAGAAAAACGCTGGTCAATGCCTTCAGCCCTGTACCTGTCTTTGAAACGGGGATTGTTTACGACATGAACTGCGATGCGCGGATCGTCCTCATCATGCTCAACATGAAGGCGGAAATCAGGTGCAAAAGCATCCTCCTCCCGGGTGAACACATGAACTTCGTGATTGTTGTCCGCCAGACCGTGGCACAACGTCTGGCTGTATACCTCGGAACCGGCATTGTACCGCATTGGGTAGCCGTGAATTACCTTCAGGATTTTCATCTTTCAGTCGCTTGCAATAATTCCAGATCATGAGCACGGCGGA
This is a stretch of genomic DNA from Spartobacteria bacterium. It encodes these proteins:
- a CDS encoding glycosyltransferase codes for the protein MKILKVIHGYPMRYNAGSEVYSQTLCHGLADNNHEVHVFTREEDAFAPDFRLHVEHDEDDPRIAVHVVNNPRFKDRYRAEGIDQRFSEVLMRVQPDVVHFGHLNHLSTSLVQVAAMREIPIVFTLHDYWLMCPRGQFMQMFPEDPQNLWAACEGQEDRKCALRCYSRYFSGAPAEYEKDVTYWADWVARRMHHMREMSELVDVFIAPARYLLDRYRDDFGLPESKLLYLDYGFARERMKGRCRTSDEPFTFGYIGTHIPAKGIHDLIRAFGSLNGDVRLRIWGRHRGQDTEALRSIAEALPIGVAERVEWLPEYKNQEIVRDVFNRCDAIVVPSVWVENSPLVIHEAQQARVPVITADAGGMGEYVQHEVNGLLYEHRSIKGLASQMQRFVDDPCLAARLGARGYLFSESGDIPDLKGHVRDIESIYEGVIRRKSATCVQRRKGPWRITFDTNPDTCNLNCVMCEEHSPHSTLQVQRKADGRPRRLMPFEMIRSVVAEAAPHGLTEIIPSTMGEPLLYENFEDILDLCRQHGVKLNLTTNGTFPRYGAEEWAKKIVPVASDIKISWNGATKTTQEMIMLGSSWDRSINNVRELVMVRDDHARSDGHRCRLTFQLTFLESNVAELEDIVRLAVSLGVDRVKGHHVWTHFPEIQGQSMRRDLEAIERWNQAVSEVQKAAVESPLPNGNQILLENFFMLDPTAIEDLAPEGACPFLGQEAWISAEGRFDPCCAPNAQRRTLGGFGNLNENRFMDIWNGDSYSGLISTYRNRQLCLGCNMRKPAKKGEA